A DNA window from Mobula hypostoma chromosome 3, sMobHyp1.1, whole genome shotgun sequence contains the following coding sequences:
- the LOC134343450 gene encoding transmembrane protease serine 6-like — protein MSSVNIESAKTEEVKTQIPTNRLLKILAILTTTLFVLVAAGLIAFMLVFYLSPKCVENEACRTSDYAACGCGQQKARSERIVGGLSTYGGEWPFVASVQLNNRHFCGGTLISCRWILTAAHCVNDSDIQNWTVVLGIHFLNQPTNSVQKRKISKILVHPQATSSFNYDVALLELSQPVEYTDFVQPACLPAATTSISGRRCTTVGWGRTSESGLPSNALLKTEVKVFSNSLCRHYLPNITEQMICAGVPEGGKDACQGDSGGPLLCQDEGSRAWLVAGVVSFGRGCGRPHYPGVYMQTMSVRNWIAENTTQ, from the exons ATGAGCAGCGTGAATATAGAATCGGCCAAGACCGAAGAAGTGAAGACTCAGATACCGACGAACAGACTTCTAAAGATACTAGCAATACTAACAACCACGCTGTTTGTCTTGGTAGCTGCAGGACTGATTGCTTTTATGTTAG TCTTTTACCTGTCTCCCAAATGTGTGGAAAATGAGGCTTGCAGAACATCAGATTATGCTGCCTGTG GTTGTGGTCAACAGAAAGCTCGATCTGAGAGGATTGTAGGTGGATTGAGCACGTACGGTGGCGAGTGGCCTTTTGTAGCCAGTGTCCAGTTGAACAACCGACACTTCTGTGGAGGAACACTTATCTCCTGTAGGTGGATTTTAACAGCTGCACATTGTGTCAATGACAG TGATATACAGAACTGGACTGTAGTGCTTGGAATCCATTTCTTGAATCAGCCAACAAACAGTGTGCAGAAACGAAAAATTTCAAAGATACTTGTTCACCCCCAGGCAACATCGTCCTTTAATTACGATGTTGCCCTGTTAGAGCTGTCGCAGCCAGTTGAATACACTGACTTTGTCCAACCAGCTTGTCTACCTGCAGCCACAACATCCATTTCTGGGAGAAGATGTACAACTGTCGGATGGGGAAGAACAAGTGAAAGTG GATTGCCAAGTAATGCCCTTTTGAAGACTGAAGTGAAAGTTTTCAGCAACAGCCTGTGTCGACATTACCTGCCTAACATTACCGAACAGATGATCTGTGCGGGAGTGCCTGAAGGTGGAAAAGATGCATGTCAG GGAGATTCTGGAGGACCATTGCTGTGCCAAGATGAGGGTTCTCGTGCATGGTTAGTGGCAGGAGTTGTTTCCTTTGGAAGAGGCTGTGGAAGACCTCATTATCCTGGTGTATATATGCAGACAATGTCTGTTCGGAATtggatagcagaaaatacaactcaatag